GGCCGTGGAGCCAGGAGATGCTGGCCGAGCAGACCGCACATCTGTCGAGCGAGCAGGTCAGGGGCATGTTGTGCGACAACATCGCAGAGCTGTACGGGATAGACACCTCGGTGCTGCCCGTCGGTGGAGACACCCTCGCCGCGGCCGCGGCCTGACCCAACGGAAAGCACAACGATGACCGAACCGATTCGTGTCCTGCAGTTGTCCGATACCCACTTCCTCGCCGAGGGCGCAGAGGCCGAGGGGGGTTTCGCCTACGACACGTCCGAGGCGTTCGACGCAGTGTTCGAGCACTGCGGTGCCAACGCCGGCGGGGCCGACATGGTGGTGGTCACCGGTGATATCGCCGATCACGGCGAGCCAGACGAATACCGCCTGGCCGCCAGCGCCTTCGCCCGGTTCGAGGTGCCGGTGAACGTGTGCCCGGGCAACCACGACTTCGACGCCCCATTCACCGTGGGGGTGGCCAGGCCGGGCGTCAGCACGTCACGGGTGGTCGAGGCCGGCCCGTGGGCGTTCGTGTTCGTCGACTCGAACGCGGGCGGCATGATCGTCGACGAAACCGGCCGCACAATCGACCCCTCAGACGGATCGCGGCTGCACCGAAACGGGACCTTGGGCATGCGCGAAGCGGCGTGGATCCGAGATGTGTGCGCCAGAACCGCGGCCCAGCACGTGTTCGTGTGGGTGCACCATCCGCCCGCACCGCGGCTTCAGCTGAGCTTCGACGCCGATTATGCGGCCGAGTGGGCGGCCACGATGGCCGGCCTGCCCAAGCTGCGTGGCATCGGGGGAGGGCACACACACGTCCCCGACGTGTACGACTTCCACGACGTACCGGTGTTCGTAGCCCCGTCGCTGAAGCACTGTTTCGATCTCGACGCCCAGACCTGGTTGCCGCCCGGCTATAGGACCTACGAGTTCGGTGCGGACGGGTCGGTCACCAGCGACCTGCACCTGATCGACGACGACCGCTGGCCTCGCCGGCCGTTGGGGCGGGCGCTCATCTCGCTGTTCCGCGGTGAGCTGACCTATGACGACCTGGCCGAGATAGCGGCCCGTCGCGCGCAGCAGGGATCCTGACCAGAACCACGACGGCCCGGGGGCCACTCGCGCGGCTCAGGCAGACAGGTGCAGGCGAGCCTGTTCGGAGCCGGTCGCCAGGAATCGGCGAATTACCCCGGCCATTTCTTCGGCCCTGGTGAAAAGGAACAGGTGGCCACCGCCTTCGACCCGGTGCAGGCGGCCGTCTGGAATCTGCCTGGCCATGACCTCGGCGTTGAAGAGCGGAATGATCGGATCGTCGTCGCCGGCCAGCACCAGGGTCCGGTGCTTGATTCGGTGGAGCCACGGCAGGCTGCTCCAGCGCCGCAGGGCTGCGAGTTGGTACAGGTAGCCCAGCTGGGTGGGCGGCTTCGATTCGCGCAACCTGGCGTGCTCGTCGAGCAGGTCGGGATGATCCTTGATGGCACCGCCGTAAAGGGTGGGAGCCACACGGCGCAGATAGTCGGGCGAGTAGTACCTGACCGGCGACATCAGTATCGATATGGCCGCAGGACGGCCGGGCACAGAGGTCCAGCCCATCATCGTTGCCGCCAGGATCAGGCGGTTGACCCTGCGGGGATGCCTACGCGTCAGTTCCTGGGCCAGGGCACCGCCCCACGACAGCCCCAGCACGTCGACCCGCTCGTGGCCGAGTTCTACGATCAGCCCCGCAACGAGGTCGGCGAGCCCCCTCATCGATCTGGGGTACAGCGGTGTGGGGCTGTCGCCCACGCCGGGGGCATCGAAGGCGATGGTCTCGCGGTCGGTCAGGTGCCGTCTCAACGGCTCGAAGAGTTCGCCGGTGGCCCCGATGCCGTTGATGAGCAGCAGTGGTCGTCCGGCACCGCGGTTCTCGACCATCACCCGTATTCGCTGACCGCCGACCGTGACGGCCGACGAACGGAGGCTCAGGTCGCTCATGAGTGCAAGGTTGGTGCGTAGTTGCGCCCGGTGGCAACTCTCATCCGTGTACGTACGACCCAGGCGCAGCGATACCCGCGGGATGAGTCTGGCTGCCGAGCTCGGTCGGGGATGCCTTGTGTTCACCAGAGCGGCTCGAAAGCCATTGGGTCCAATGGTCCCACCAGCTGCCCGAGTGCTCGGTCGACTGATCGAGCCAGTCCTGAGCGGTTTGTCCACCGCCCGCGCCGACGATTGCATCGCCGGTGCGGAAGCTGCCCTTCGGGTTGCCCGACGGGTTGACCAGCGCCTGGATGTGACCCTGCGAGCTCAGTACGAACTCCGAGGTGCCCCCCAGTGCGTTGACGGTTGCGAAACACCCCGTCCACGGTGTGATGTGGTCGGTGACCGCACCCACGACGAACGAATCGCATTGGATGCTCGACAGGTCTACAGGGGTGTCGAGCACGGTGATGTGACCGGCCTTCAGCAAGCCGTTCGTGCCCGCGATCTGCAGGAAGTCAGAGTGCAATCCGGCGGGAAGGTTCGTGGCGTCGACGTTCCAGCTGAGCACGTCGAACGCAGGTGGGTTCTTGCCGGTGAGGTAGTTGTTGACCCAGTAGTTCCAGACCAGGTCATTCGGGCGCAGCCATGCGAACACTCGGCCGAGGTCACCACCGTCCAGCACGCCCTTGCGCTGGCTTCGACGCCTGGCCGCGCCCAGCACCGGGCCCGAGATCATCGAACCGATCATCGAGGGCTCTTCCCAGTCGAGGATCGTCACCAGATAGCTGACCGAGTTCACTCGCTTGTCGCCTACGGCGGCCAGGTGGCCGAGCAGGGCCGAGGCGGTGATGCCGCCGGCGCAGACGCCGAGCAGGTTCAGGTCGTCGGCGCCGGTGACCTCGAGAGCCGCGTCCATCGCCTCGAGTGTTGCTGCCACATAGGTGTCGAGGTTCCAGTCGCGATGTTCGGGGCCGACATTGCGCCAGCTCACCATCAGCACCTGGTGCCCGTTCGATACCAGGTGCTCGACCAGGCTCCGGCCGGGGGCGAGGTCGAGGATGTAGTACTTGTTGATCTGCGGCGGCATCACGAACACGGGCCGTTCGAAGACCGTTTCGGTGGTGGGCGTGTACTGGATCAGCTCGAGTACCGCATTCGAATAGACGACGGCACCTGGCGTGCAAGCCACGGTGTCGCCCGGCGTGAACGGTCGGGTGTCGACCATCGAGGGCATCGCACCGTTGTGCAGGACGTCGTGTAGGGCGTGGCGCGCCCCGTCGACGAGGCTGCGTCCTTTGGTTCGGCGGGCCTCTTCCAAGGCAGCCGGGTTGCCGAGAAGCTGGTTGGTCGGAGCAGACGCCGACAGCATCAGGTCTGCCAGGTACCTCGATCGAATCTGGCTCTTGGGATCGAGATCGAGACCGTCGATGAGTTCGCCAGTCTTGCGTTCGGCCAGGGTCTGAGCCTGAGCGAGCCGCTTGTATACGGGGTTGGTGGTGAAGGCTTCGTGAGCGAAGCGACGGTCCTTGGCGCCGGCTGCGATCTCGGACGTCCCGGCGACGATCTTTGCGCCCTCGACCGCGGTGTCTACGAAGTGCCGTGTCAGCACCTGTGGCTGGGTTATCAACGAACTCGCGAACCGGCCGACGGCTGCAGCTGCCTGCTTTGGTGACAGGGCGGCTGGGATAGACGAGGTGAGGGCTTCGACAGTGGCCTCGACGATGGCCAGGTCTTCCTGAATCGGGTCGGTTGTGGCAGTCGCCGATGTGGCAGCGTCGGTCTTGACAGTCATGTGGGTCTCCGGGCGTAGCAAATCTGGAGATGAGTCTATAAAATTAGAGACCATCGTCAACCTAGAGATCGGTGACTTGTGTCATCTTCAATAGCGATGGTTCGTGGTGAAGGCTTGAGCAGATGAGTGGAACCTCTTCGACAACGACTGGTTATCCCCGCAAACGGGCGCGCACCCGCCGTCAGCTGCTCGAAGCCGGCTCGTCTGTGTTGGCCGAACGAGGCCCCGACGGAGCCACGGTCGGAGCCATTGCCGCCGCGGCCGGCGTCACGCCGGCCACGTTCTACAACCACTTCTCGTCGTTGAACGAGCTCGTCGAGTCCGTTGTCGCCGAGCTGGCAGTAGGGGTCGAGATCGGGCGCGACACCCTTGCAGCCGTAGAGAACGACCCGGCCGCGCGGGTGGTGATCGGCACCGAGCAGCTCCTGGATCTCGCAGTTGTCGACCCGATTGCGGCGAACGCGTTCGTGAATCTGCTCGCGTCGGTACCCGGGCTTCGTTCGAGGGTACGGGGCATCGTCATCCAGGCCGTCACCGACGGCATCGACAGCGGCCGGTTTCGTCAGCGCTCTGCGTCGGTTACCGCCGACGCGCTTCTCGGCGCGGTGGTGCAGTGGATTCGCAGCGCACTGGCCGGCGACCCCTCGCAGCCTCGCCAGGAGCAACTGGCGATCGCGCTGCAGATCGTCGGACTCGACGATAGAGAGATCGCCCCCCTGATCGACGCCGCATCGTCGGCGCGCACCGGGGTCGGAGCTTGAGCAACCCGCCTGCGGCGTTCGATGCCTCGGTGGGCCCCGGGTACTTTTGGCGGGGTGCAGACATACGACCTCTTCATCGACGGGCAGTTCGTGGCGCCCGCTTCGGGCGAATACATCGACTCGGACAATCCATACACGGGCGAGATCTGGGCCCGGGTGGCCAGGGGAACCGCCGCCGATGTCGATGCCGCCGCAGCTGCAGCCAAGGCGGCTTCAGTCGGGTGGGCGGCCACAACTCCTACCCAGCGCGGACGCCTGCTGTACAAGCTCGCCGACCTGATCGAACGCGACGCCCAGCGCCTGGGCGAGGTCGAGGTGCGCGACAACGGCAAGCTGATCGCAGAGATGGCCGGCCAGACCATGGCCACGGCGGGCTGGTATCGCTATTACGCGGGACTGGCGGACAAGGTCGAGGGCTCGGTGATCCCTCTGGACCGCCCCGGGGTCCTGAACTACACCAAACACGAGCCGCTGGGTGTCGTGGGCCTGATAACCGCATGGAACTCGCCGTTGTTGTTGCTGTCGTGGAAGCTTCCGGCAGCTTTGGCGGCGGGCAACACCGCCGTCATCAAGCCGTCTGAGTTCACTTCGGCCTCGACGCTCGAGTTCGTGAAGCTGTTCGAAGAGGCCGGGTTCCCGCCGGGCGTCGTGAACGTGGTCACCGGCTTCGGGCACGAGGCCGGCCAGGCCATGATCGATCATCCCGACATCGTCAAGATCGCCTTCACGGGATCGGACGGCACCGGGCAGCGGATATATGAGTCGGCGGCCAAGCACCTGAAGAAGGTGACGCTCGAGCTGGGCGGCAAGTCGCCCAACATCGTGTTCGACGATGCCGAACTGGAAGCGGCCGTGATGGGGGTCATTTCCGGGATCTTCGCCGCCACCGGCCAGACCTGCATCGCCGGTTCGCGGGCCCTGGTGCAGCGCTCTGTGCACGACGCCTTCGTCGAGCGCCTGGTCGAGGTGGCATCGTCGGCGGTCATCGGCGACCCAATGTCGTACGACACCCACGTGGGCCCCGTCACCACCGAACCGCAGTTTCAGAAGGTCCTCGACTACATCCGCATCGCCCAGGAGGGCGGCGCCACGTGTGTGCTCGGCGGCGACCGCTATACCGGGCCAGGCTCGTCTGGCACCCGCTTCGTCCAGCCGACCATATTCACCAACGTCTCCAACGACATGCGCATAGCCCAGGAAGAGGTGTTCGGGCCCGTGTTGTCGATCATCGGCTTCGACACCGAAGAAGAGGCCATCGAGATAGCAAACGACGTCAACTTCGGACTCGCAGCAGGCGTGTGGACCCAGAACATCGGTAGGGCCGTGCGCGTCGCCGACGCGGTGAAGGCAGGCACCGTGTGGGTGAACACCTACAGAGCGGTGTCGTTCAACTCGCCGTTCGGCGGATACAAGCGCAGTGGCCTGGGCCGCGAGAGCGGCATCGAGGGAATCAAGGAGTACCTGCAGACCAAGTCGGTCTGGATCGCGCAGGATTCGTCGGTCGCGAACCCGTTCATCATGCGTTAGGCGCCCGAGCGGCGCAGCGCTGACTGGCTAGTCGACGCCGGGCACGATGCGCAGGTCTCTGGTGACCCCGTCGCCCAGGGCCTGCAGAGCGGCCTGGTAGCCGGGGCTGTCGTGGCAGGCTTCGGCGGCTTCGACCGAGTCGAACTCGATAAGAACGGTGCGCTGCATCAGCCCGGCTTCGTAGGCCCGCACGGCCTCGGACCGGGCCAGGAACCGGCCGCCGGCCTTGGCGATCGCCGGACCGGCGAGCTTGGCATACTCGGCGAGCTTCTGCGGGTCGTGTACTTCGTGGTACGCACTTATCCAATAGGCCTTGGTCATAGCAGAACAGTGCCACACCACAACTAGTGTCGTGAGATGGATGTCATCTCACTGCTGAAGTCGCACAGGTCGATTCGCAAGTTCACGGACGAGCCCGTCTCCGACGAGATGGTGGCAGACATCATCTCTGCCGGGCTCTCTGCTGCCACGTCCTCGAACCTGCAGGGCACCACGGTGATCAGGGTGCGCGATCCACAAACCCGCGCTGCCATCGCCGAAGTCGCCGGCGGGCAGGCCTATGTCGAGACGGCCGGTGCGTTCTTCGTGTGGTGCGCTGATCTGCACCGGTCGGCGGTGGCGTGCGAGATGGCGGGCGGCGACTTTCATCCCGGCGTCACCGAGCATTTCATCATCGCAACCGTCGACTGCGCCCTTGCCGCCCAGAATGCCGTCGTCGCCGCCGAGTCCTTGGGGCTGGGCATCTGCTACATCGGCGGCATCCGCAACGACCCGGCAAAGGTCACCGAACTGCTCGAGCTGCCCCAGCAGGTGTATCCACTGTTCGGGCTCTGCATCGGCTGGCCAGACCAGGATCCTGCCCTCAAGCCCAGGCTGCCTCTGTCGGTGACGCTGAAGGAAGAGCGCTACGACGAATCGGCCGACAGGGAGGGAATCGAGGCCTACGACGAGCAGATGCGGGCCTATTACCTCGAGCGCACAGGCGGCAAGCTCGACCGGGTGTGGAGTGCCGACATGTCGGCTCTGCTGGGTAAGGAGAGCCGCCCGCACATGCGCGGCTTCCTCGAAGGTCAGGGCCTCAACACCCACTGATTCGCCAGTCGTTTTCGTTACCTCTCCTCACATCTGGGTCCGCTCGTTCCGATCGGAACCCATGTCCCGATTGCGCCGTCACGGTGGAACGCTGACCGCGCTCGCCGTCTTGTGCGCGCCATTGCTGGCCTCGGCGCTTGTCGTTTTGTGGCGAGCAGATGCGGTCGCAGCCGAGCGAGACGCTTCGATCGCCTCGGCCGAGCAGTACTTCTTGGGCGTGGTGGACGGCCTCGAACAAGAGGTCAGAGACACCGGCGACCGGGTGGTGTTTGTCATGCGTGCCGTCGAGGTTGCAGCCCCCGATCCGGGCGACAGCGAAGCTCTCGACCAGGCGACGCGCCGCTTCGGGGCCGAGGACTTCCAGGGGTTCACGGGTGCGGTCGCGATGGTGGACGGTGCTGCAACATCGTATTCCGGGTCGATCGATCCGGGCCTGGCCGATGTGGTCGCAGCGGTGGTGCCAGAGGGCGACGACGGGCCAACGGTCGATCAGGCGAGCGCCTATTCGGTCTTCGACGCCGACGGCAACACCTATCTGGCGATAGCGATGATGACAGACGAGCGCCACGGGTTGGCGTTTGTGTTCGACCCCGACCAGTTCATGATCGGAGCGTCACAAGCGGGCGATCCGATCGTCGCCAGCCTGTCGCTGTCGGCGATCAATCCTGACGTGACGCGCGTGTTCGGTGGCGCAGACGACGCGCCCGCCGACCTTCGGTCGCAGGCGAGCCTGTTGCTGGGCAGCGCAGAGCAGGCCCGGTTTGCCGCGACGCGCCATCTGAGCCTGTTCGGCCGGTCGTGGCGCCTCGCCGTCACGTCGGGCGAGGGCTTCTTCCGAATCCCGAATAGCCGCGAAGCTGTTTCGGTTGCCGTGCTCGGCGCGGTGCTGAGCCTGGGCCTGTTCGTCTTCACCAGGCGAATCATCCTCGGGCGCGAGGTGGCGAGGCGAGAGGCACTGACACAGACGGCCCGCTTTGCGATCGGGTTCGAGGGGTCGCCGATAGGTGTTCTGGAGGTAGACCCAGACTTCGTCGTCACCGCGGCCAACGCGGCCGCCCTGGGACTGTTCGGCGGAATGGACGAGCACCAGGTGGTGGGCAACAGCATCCTCGACCGCTTCACCGGTGAGTCTGCCAACGACGCCGAGGCGCTGCTGTCCAGCCCCAGAACCGACGACGTGACAGCACCAGATCTGAGGGTTGCCACAGCAGATGGCTCTGAGCGCTGGGTGCAGCTGACCTCGAGTTCGATAACGGGCGGGGATGGCGTTGTGGGCATCCTCGTTCAGTTGGTCGATGTCACCGAGCAGCGGGCAGCGCGCACCGAGTTGACCCATATGGCACTGCACGACGAGTTGACCCAGCTGCCGAATCGAACGCTGATGACCGACCGCCTCGAGCGCGCATTGGTGCGCAGTGCTCGAACCCGATCGATGACGGCGCTGATGTTCATAGACGTCGACCTGTTCAAGGAGATCAACGACACCCTGGGCCACGCTGCGGGCGACCTGGTGCTGGTCGAGCTGGCCGACCGGATGGCCAGTGTGCTGAGGGCCAACGACACCATCACCCGCTTCGGAGGCGACGAGTTCGTGGTTCTGTGCGAAGACGTGTCGAGTCGCGAGATGGCGTCTGAGATCGCCGAGCGCGTGAGGCGTGTGGTGGCGGTGCCGATTCCGTTCGACGACAAGGAACTGAACGTCTCGGCTTCTATCGGCCTGGCGATCGCCGAACCCGGCGACGACGCCGAGGCCGTTCTGCGCGATGCCGACATAGCGATGTACCAGGCCAAGGGCGCAGGCCGTGGCCAGGTGGTGCCGTTCGAGCAGCGGATGCGCGAGGAGCTGGTCACGAGGCTCGAGAAGGAACGACACCTCAAGGTGGCCCTGGAGCTGGACCAATTCGAGCTGTACTACCAGCCGATCGTCTCGCTGAGGCCCCTGGGGATTGTCGGCTTCGAGGCTCTGATCCGCTGGAACCATCCCGAATACGGAACCGTCGCCCCCGACGAGTTCCTGGGCCTGGCCGAGCGGCTGGGTCTGATGCCCCGCATCGACAGGTTCGTACTGAGGGCCGGCGCATCACAGGCCGCCCAGTGGTCGAGGGCAGTAGGGCGCCCCATCGGTGTGGCCGTGAACGCCAGCGCACCGACGATCGCCGACGACGCCTACCTGGTCGAGGTCGAGGAGGCCATCGCAAGCAATGGTTTGGCGCGTGGGCAGTTGACGGTGGAGATGACCGAGCAGCACTTCGTGGGGGTGAAGGAGGCCGACCGTGTGGTGCCTGCGATCCGCCGCCTGGGCGCACGGATCGCCATCGACGATTTCGGCACCGGGCACTCGTCGTTTGCCCAGGTGGCAGCCATCCCCTTCGACGTGTTGAAACTCGACCGATCGCTGGTCACTGCGAGCGACACCGAAAAGGAGGCCAGATCATGAGAACGCTCGTGCAGATGGCCAGGGCGCTGGGTGTCAGCACCGTGGCCGAAGGTGTTGCCGACAGGGCGACGCTCGAGCGCATCCGTCCATTCGGCCCCGATTGTGTTCAGGGTTACCTGTTCGGGCGGCCGGCCAACGCGGTCGAGTCGAACGTGCTCGTGTCGCGGATGGAGCGGGCCAGCACTCGCGGTGCGGTCTGATCAGGCCACGTTGCCAAACCTGTGAAGGGTTCTCGAGACCGCCTGTTCGCGTAGGTAGTAGCCCAGTTCGATTCGCCCGTCGCCGGTCACCGGGGTGTCTATCAGCTGGGCGCCGGCGGCCAGAGCCGCGCTGATGACCAACCCGGACGCAGAGCCCACAACACGAACCCTGTCGTAGGGCCCGACTTGGTTGGCGACGAACTCGTCCTCGCTCAACACCAGCACCTGTTCGCAACAGCGCTGCGCCGCCAGCGTGCAGCGCTGGACCTCGATCGGGTCGGCGTCGGACGCGACCCAGATGACAGCCCGGGGGAGAGGCCGATACCGCAAGATGTTCGACTCGCAGTAAAGCGCCGACGGGTCGTGCTGGATGCTGTAGTGATCCAGCCACCATCTTTCGTCAGACCCGCGAGCGAGGTCGAGCCAGGCCTCGTCGCGGGGCGCGGTATCGATCCACCGGCGGAGGCTGCGCACATAGTTCGGCCCTCCGGCTTTGGCGCCCGGCCCGATCGCCGAGTGTTTCCAACCGCCGAATGGCTGGCGCTGAACGATCGCACCCGTGATGGTGCGATTGACGTATGCGTTGCCGACCTCGACCCCTTCGAGCCACCGCTCGACGTCGTCGTCTTCGAGGGTGTGAATGCCGCCGGTCAGCCCATAGTCGGTGCTGTTCTGCAATGCGATGGCGTGGTCGAGGTCGTCGGCGCGCATGACGCCCAGAACAGGACCGAAACACTCGGTGAGATGGAACCACGAGTTGGGTTCGACGCCGATGCGAACGCCGGGCGTCCACAATCCGTCGTCGAGGCGAGTTGGCTTCACCAGCCACTCCTCGCCGTCATCGAGCTGGGTCAACGCTCGCATCAGCTTGTCCGGGGGTGGTCCGATCAGCGGACCCATCGTGGTGGACAGATCGTGTTGTGAGCCAACCGCCAGGCTGGTCACGGCGTCGGTCAGCTTCTGGCGAAACCGCGGTGACTCGTACACGTCGCCCACACAAATGGCCAGCGACGCAGCCGAACACTTCTGGCCGCTGTGCCCGAAGGCCGACGTCACCAGGTCGGCGACGGCCAGGTCGAGATCGGCGCTCGGGGTGATGATCAGGCGTTCTTGCCGCTGGTCTCGGCAAACAGGCGCAGGTCTGGCTTCCACGATCGGAACAGGTCCGCGGTCTCGATCGAACCGGTCAGGATGACAGCGCCGACCTGCGGATGGGTTATCAGGTGGCGCCCACCTCGTTGTCGGGGCATCGGAGATACGCGACCGTGGACTCGTCGAGCCCGGCCTGGCGGCAAGCGTCCACGATCAAGGCGCTGCAGCGGGGAACCTCGGGAGCCGGCTTCAGCACCACGGGGTTGCCGGCCGCCAACGACGACGCACGCCACCCACAGGTATGGCGACCGGGAAGTTCCACGGTGGCACCACAGCTACCACCCCGAGGGGTTCGGATTCGAGGGTCGGGTTCCACTCGAGATCGTCTATACATCGCGCGTAGTAGTGTGCGAAGTCGACGGCCTCGGAGACCTCCTTGTCGGCTTCGGCAACCGTCTTGTTGGCTTCGTCGACCATGACTGCCACGAACTCGCCTCGGCGCCGTTCGATGGTGTCGCCAAGCCTGTCCAGAACCGACGCACGCTCGCGTCGACCAGAGCGCAGCCATGGCGACGCAGCCAGGCGGGCCACGACCCTGTCGACCTCGTCGGTGGTGCTGATCTGGTCGGGGGTGCGAACCCCGCTGCCCGACTCCAGAGCAGCGGCCAGCCATTGGCGGTTGGCCTGAAGCGTCGGGTCGGTGTCGGGGGCATTCTCGAAGACGTCCGCGGGCCGCTGAAGTCGACACCGGCGTGCCGGTTCTGGTCGCGCATCGCAGCCGCGACTACCTGGTTTCGTCTGGCCACCGCCTCGCGGAATCGTGCGGCCTCGGTACGAAACGATTGGCTGGCGGGGGCGAGGTCGACGAGGCTGTGAAGGAAGTTCTCGGGTGAGGCGTTCTCCTCGAGCCGCCTCACCAGATAGCTGATGGCCGCGTCGAAATCGGCCGGGGCGACAGCAGGCGTGTACAGCAGCATCGCACCGGCTTCGGACTTGACCGTGCGCGCCTGCGCTGGTGCCATGCCCTGCAGCATCTCGAACTCGACCCTCGACTCGACACCGCGTTCGACGCTCAACAGTCGGGCGAATGCAACGTCGAAGAGGTTGTGGCTGGCCAACCCGAGGCGCACTGCTCGCATGCGGTGAGGCTGCATCAGCCAGTCGAGGCAGCGCTTGTAGTTGGCGTCGGTGTCCGCCTTGGTCGAATAGGTGGCCAGCTTCCAGCCGTGCATTGCGGCATCCACCCGTTCCATCGCCAGGTTGGCACCCTTGACCAGCCTGATCTTGATGTCGGCGCCACCCCGATCCCTGCGTTGCCCCGCCCACGACACCAGCCGTTCGAGGGCACCCATGGCATCGGGCAGGTATGCCTGCAGCACGATGCCGGCTTCGAGGTTCAGGAACTCGGGCCTGTCGAGCATGCGTTCGAACACCTCGATGGTCAACGCCAGGTCGCGGTATTCCTCCATGTCTAGGTTCACGAAGGTGTGGTTGGCGGCCGCGGCCTGGAACATGGGGGTCAGGCGACTCGTCAACCGCTCGACGTTGTGCTCGAAGGCCCAGGGGTGGAGTTGGGCCGCAACCGATGACACCTTCACCGACACATAGTCGACCGACGAGTTCTCGATCAGGTCCATGGTCATGGCCAGCCGTCGGTCGGCCTCGGCGTTACCCAGCACGGCCTCGCCCAGCAGGTTCACGTTCAGGCGATATCCCTCGGCCTGGCGTTTGTCGATGTGGTCTGCGAGCCGCCGGTGCCGTGCGTCGACCAGAAGATGGCCGACCATCTGGCGCAGCCGGCGGCGAACCAGGGGCATCACAAGTCGGGGAACCCGGGGTGCCAGCGTGGTACCGGCCCGCAGCAGCGCCCCATCGACGCGCCCGGCGAAGGCCGGCGTGCCGTGGCGGGCGACCAGGTCGGCGAGCTGCTCTGCGCCAACGGTGTCGCTGTCGGGGCGCGCCACGCGATCGACGAACTCGAGCGTGAACGCAATGCCATCGGGATCGGCCAGGATCGAGCGCAGCTTGCCTGCGGCGGCGCGGTCGGCCCGGTTCTCCTCGGCGGTGGCCTGGGCCAACCAGCGGGAGACCAGCTCGACGGACGGGTCGACCAGGTCGTCGGGGGTGGTGGCGTGTGCGGTCTCTGGCACCGGGATCATCACCTCCATCGTGACTGGGGTCACAAGGATTGTCTTGTACGATCCGTGCCCTACCCGCCGTCGGATTCGACAAAACACGGTCGCCGTAGCGGGCCGAGCTGGGGCGAACCCGTGAAACACGTGCTCTTCGATTGCCAGGACCAACTCCTCGAGCTGTTCGAGCATCTGAACGGGGTCCTGTTCTGCATCAAGGACGCCGATGGCCGCTACGTCTACGTGAACGACGGCTTCCTGAACCGTTCGGGCAAGACATCCAAGCGAGACGTCATCGGCCGGCGTGCGTCCGACATCTTCGTGCCGTCCAGGGCCCAGCAATACGAGGCCCAAGACGCCCACGTGCTGACAACCGGCGCATCGATGCACGACCTGCTCGAGCTGATCCGCAGGCCCAACGGCGACGCGGGCTGGTATGTCACCACCAAGCTGCCGGTGCGCCGCGACGGCTCGGTGGTCGGAATCGTGTCCATGAGCTCAGACCTCGAGACGCCCAGCGCCGACGACATCGCCGTCAACTCGCTGACGCGGGTCATCGACCACGTCACCGACAACCTCACGCTTGCGTTGCGGGTGGCCGACCTCGCCGAGGTGGCCGGATGCTCGACTGGCCAGTTGACCGGGCGCTTCAGGCAGGTGTTCGGTTTGACCCCCGCCCAGTACGTCGCTCGTGTTCGCGTCGGCGCTGCTGCCGCGCTCCTGGCCGAGTCGAAGCTGGCGATAAGCGACGTCGCGGCCCGCTGTGGGTTCACCGATCAGGCCCACCTGACCCGCCAGTTCGCCCGCTACACGGGCCTCACCCCAGGGCAGTATCGGGCCGAGCGCACCGACCTGCTCTGAACGGTGAATGCCCAGGTATCGA
Above is a genomic segment from Acidimicrobiales bacterium containing:
- the nfsA gene encoding oxygen-insensitive NADPH nitroreductase, which translates into the protein MDVISLLKSHRSIRKFTDEPVSDEMVADIISAGLSAATSSNLQGTTVIRVRDPQTRAAIAEVAGGQAYVETAGAFFVWCADLHRSAVACEMAGGDFHPGVTEHFIIATVDCALAAQNAVVAAESLGLGICYIGGIRNDPAKVTELLELPQQVYPLFGLCIGWPDQDPALKPRLPLSVTLKEERYDESADREGIEAYDEQMRAYYLERTGGKLDRVWSADMSALLGKESRPHMRGFLEGQGLNTH
- a CDS encoding aldehyde dehydrogenase family protein, with protein sequence MEARPAPVCRDQRQERLIITPSADLDLAVADLVTSAFGHSGQKCSAASLAICVGDVYESPRFRQKLTDAVTSLAVGSQHDLSTTMGPLIGPPPDKLMRALTQLDDGEEWLVKPTRLDDGLWTPGVRIGVEPNSWFHLTECFGPVLGVMRADDLDHAIALQNSTDYGLTGGIHTLEDDDVERWLEGVEVGNAYVNRTITGAIVQRQPFGGWKHSAIGPGAKAGGPNYVRSLRRWIDTAPRDEAWLDLARGSDERWWLDHYSIQHDPSALYCESNILRYRPLPRAVIWVASDADPIEVQRCTLAAQRCCEQVLVLSEDEFVANQVGPYDRVRVVGSASGLVISAALAAGAQLIDTPVTGDGRIELGYYLREQAVSRTLHRFGNVA
- a CDS encoding aldehyde dehydrogenase family protein; the encoded protein is MELPGRHTCGWRASSLAAGNPVVLKPAPEVPRCSALIVDACRQAGLDESTVAYLRCPDNEVGAT
- a CDS encoding proline dehydrogenase family protein, whose protein sequence is MTPVTMEVMIPVPETAHATTPDDLVDPSVELVSRWLAQATAEENRADRAAAGKLRSILADPDGIAFTLEFVDRVARPDSDTVGAEQLADLVARHGTPAFAGRVDGALLRAGTTLAPRVPRLVMPLVRRRLRQMVGHLLVDARHRRLADHIDKRQAEGYRLNVNLLGEAVLGNAEADRRLAMTMDLIENSSVDYVSVKVSSVAAQLHPWAFEHNVERLTSRLTPMFQAAAANHTFVNLDMEEYRDLALTIEVFERMLDRPEFLNLEAGIVLQAYLPDAMGALERLVSWAGQRRDRGGADIKIRLVKGANLAMERVDAAMHGWKLATYSTKADTDANYKRCLDWLMQPHRMRAVRLGLASHNLFDVAFARLLSVERGVESRVEFEMLQGMAPAQARTVKSEAGAMLLYTPAVAPADFDAAISYLVRRLEENASPENFLHSLVDLAPASQSFRTEAARFREAVARRNQVVAAAMRDQNRHAGVDFSGPRTSSRMPPTPTRRFRPTANGWPLLWSRAAGFAPPTRSAPPTRSTGSWPAWLRRHGCALVDASVRRFWTGLATPSNGAEASSWQSWSTKPTRRLPKPTRRSPRPSTSHTTTRDV
- a CDS encoding AraC family transcriptional regulator, whose amino-acid sequence is MKHVLFDCQDQLLELFEHLNGVLFCIKDADGRYVYVNDGFLNRSGKTSKRDVIGRRASDIFVPSRAQQYEAQDAHVLTTGASMHDLLELIRRPNGDAGWYVTTKLPVRRDGSVVGIVSMSSDLETPSADDIAVNSLTRVIDHVTDNLTLALRVADLAEVAGCSTGQLTGRFRQVFGLTPAQYVARVRVGAAAALLAESKLAISDVAARCGFTDQAHLTRQFARYTGLTPGQYRAERTDLL